The following proteins come from a genomic window of Oncorhynchus masou masou isolate Uvic2021 chromosome 25, UVic_Omas_1.1, whole genome shotgun sequence:
- the arl6ip4 gene encoding ADP-ribosylation factor-like protein 6-interacting protein 4: protein MERSRSRDSSADKTKSTSRQVGEKKISKKKKRRHSSSSSSSSSSSSASPTPSKKASRSLSKSQDRKGKKKMKKRSSSSSSSSSSSSSSSSSSSDEKSKRKERKRKKFKKKLKKKKRKLKKEMKLEKKKKKKIKKLEERRASLLVDLMPPPAPPQPVGTTPQPFLELWQSDDCTEDHGPAMTDEQKARLSTKRPLTKEEYEAKQSVIRRVVDLETGRTRLIRGEGEIIEEIVSKERHKDINKQATKGDGNSFQKKLGLNR, encoded by the exons ATGGAGCGCAGTAGATCGCGCGACAGTTCCGCGGATAAGACCAAGAGCACGAGCAGACAAGTCGGAGAGAAAAAAATTTCCAAGAAGAAAAAGCGAAGACATTCCTCTTCTTCGTCTTCCTCATCGTCCAGCAGCAGTGCGAGTCCGACCCCTTCAAAGAAAGCCTCACGTTCCCTCAGCAAGAGCCAAG ATCGGAAAGggaagaagaaaatgaaaaaaagaAGTTCCTCATCTTCCTCGTCAAGctcttcttcatcctcctcatcctcctcatcaagTGATGAAAAGTCCAAAAGGAAGGAAAGGAAAAGGAAAAAATTCAAGAAGAAGttaaagaagaagaaaagaaagTTGAAGAAAGAGATGAAAttggagaagaagaaaaagaagaagataaAGAAATTGGAAGAAAGAAGAGCATCCTTGCTTGTAGATTTGATGCCCCCTCCAGCCCCCCCTCAGCCTGTAGGCACCACCCCCCAGCCCTTCCTGGAGTTGTGGCAGAGTGATGATTGCACAGAAGATCATGGACCAG CAATGACGGATGAGCAAAAAGCCAGGCTATCCACAAAGAGACCCTTAACAAAGGAGGAGTATGAAGCCAAGCAGAGTGTCATCCGCAGGGTGGTAGACCTTGAGACTGGACGCACCAG gctgataaggggagagggagagatcatTGAGGAGATTGTCAGTaaagagagacacaaagacaTCAACAAG CAAGCCACAAAGGGAGACGGAAACTCCTTTCAGAAGAAACTAGGACTGAACAGGTAG